The following coding sequences lie in one Phragmites australis chromosome 8, lpPhrAust1.1, whole genome shotgun sequence genomic window:
- the LOC133925926 gene encoding amino acid permease 1-like — protein sequence MRGGTMDIDARQATLPRVRGDIDDDGKARRTGTVWTATAHIITAVIGSGVLSLAWAMAQLGWVTGTVTLVLFAAITLYTCGLLADCYRVGDPVTGKRNYTYTEAVKSNLGGWYVWFCGFCQYANMFGTSIGYTITASISAAAINKSNCFHWHGHDADCSQNTSTYIIGFGVVQAIFCQLHNFHKLWWLSIIAAIMSFSYAAIAVGLSLAQTITGPMGKTTMTGTQVGVDVDSAQKIWMTFQALGNIAFAYSYAIILIEIQDTLRSPPAENKTMRRATVMGISTTTAFYMLCGCLGYSAFGNGAPGNILTGFGFYEPYWLVDFANACIVVHLVGGFQVFCQPLFAAVEGAVAARYPGSTRQYGAAGVNVFRLVYRTSFVAVITLLAILMPFFNSILGILGSIAFWPLTVYFPVEMYIRQRQVPRFSTKWAALQSLSFVCFLVTVAACAASVQGVLDSLKTYVPFKTRT from the exons atgcgcGGCGGAACAATGGACATCGACGCCCGCCAGGCCACCCTGCCCCGCGTCCGCGGCGACATCGACGACGACGGCAAGGCGAGGAGGACAG GGACGGTATGGACGGCGACGGCGCACATCATCACGGCGGTGATCGGTTCCGGCGTGCTGTCGCTGGCGTGGGCGATGGCGCAGCTGGGGTGGGTGACCGGGACGGTGACCCTGGTGCTCTTCGCGGCCATCACCTTGTACacctgcggcctcctcgccgactGCTACCGCGTCGGCGACCCCGTCACCGGCAAGCGCAACTACACCTACACCGAGGCCGTCAAGTCCAACCTAG GCGGGTGGTACGTCTGGTTCTGCGGCTTCTGCCAGTACGCCAACATGTTCGGCACCAGCATCGGCTACACCATCACAGCCTCCATCAGTGCCGC GGCCATCAACAAGTCCAACTGCTTCCACTGGCACGGGCACGACGCGGACTGCAGCCAGAACACGAGCACGTACATCATCGGCTTCGGGGTGGTGCAGGCCATCTTCTGCCAGCTCCACAACTTCCACAAGCTCTGGTGGCTCTCCATCATCGCCGCCATCATGTCCTTCTCCTACGCCGCTATCGCCGTTGGCCTCTCCCTCGCGCAGACCATCACAGGTCCCATGGGGAAGACGACGATGACCGGCACGCAGGTCGGGGTGGACGTCGACTCGGCGCAGAAGATATGGATGACGTTCCAGGCCCTCGGCAACATCGCCTTCGCCTACTCGTACGCCATCATCCTCATCGAGATACAGGACACGCTGCGTTCCCCTCCCGCGGAGAACAAGACGATGCGGCGGGCGACGGTGATGGGCATCTCGACGACGACGGCGTTCTACATGCTGTGCGGCTGCCTGGGCTACTCGGCGTTCGGGAACGGCGCGCCGGGGAACATCCTCACCGGGTTCGGCTTCTACGAGCCCTACTGGCTCGTCGACTTCGCCAACGCCTGCATCGTGGTGCACCTCGTCGGCGGGTTCCAGGTGTTCTGCCAGCCGCTGTTCGCGGCGGTGGAGGGCGCCGTGGCGGCGCGGTACCCGGGGTCCACGCGCCAGTACGGCGCCGCCGGCGTGAACGTGTTCCGGCTGGTGTATCGCACGTCGTTCGTGGCCGTGATCACCCTGCTGGCGATCCTGATGCCGTTCTTCAACAGCATCCTGGGCATCCTGGGCAGCATCGCCTTCTGGCCTCTCACGGTGTACTTCCCCGTGGAGATGTACATCCGGCAGCGGCAGGTCCCGCGATTCAGCACCAAGTGGGCGGCGCTGCAGAGCCTCAGCTTCGTGTGCTTCCTCGTCACCGTCGCCGCTTGCGCCGCCTCCGTGCAGGGCGTGCTCGACTCCCTCAAGACCTACGTTCCGTTCAAGACGAGGACGTGA
- the LOC133926884 gene encoding cell division protein FtsZ homolog 2-1, chloroplastic-like, whose product MATQLPCFTQLSPPSSSWGNEAGSCKATSGRAFVRSIRALGHCHFRCCASPRSANSFQKKDSFLDLHPEVSLLRSEKNVEVVDPTKGSSDGIPLEGLGVLLDRNDYNEAKIKVVGVGGGGSNAVNRMIESSMNGVEFWIVNTDVQAIRMSPVLPHNRLQIGQELTRGLGTGGNPNIGMNAAKESSESIQEALYGADMVFVTAGMGGGTGTGGAPVIAGISRSMGILTVGIVTTPFSFEGRRRAVQAQEGIAALRTSVDTLIVIPNDKLLSAVSPNTPVTEAFNLADDILQQGIRGISDIIMVPGLVNVDFADVRAIMQNAGSSLMGIGTATGKSRARDAALNAIQSPLLDIGIERATGIVWNITGGTDLTLFEVNAAAEIIYDLVDPNANLIFGAVIDPLLSGQVSITLIATGFKRQDEPEGRASKGGQQMQVDNGRRPSSAEGNMVEIPEFLRRRGPSRFPRV is encoded by the exons ATGGCTACACAGTTGCCATGCTTCACGCAGCTCAGTCCACCATCTTCTAGTTGGGGAAACGAAGCTGGGAGCTGCAAGGCTACATCTGGTAGGGCATTTGTCAGAAGTATTCGAGCTTTGGGTCACTGTCACTTCCGGTGCTGTGCAAGCCCCCGCAGTGCTAACTCTTTTCAGAAGAAAGACTCGTTCCTTGACCTCCATCCGGAGGTGTCTCTGCTACGTAGTGAGAAGAATGTTGAGGTTGTTGACCCAACGAAAGGCTCTTCTGATGGAATTCCGTTAGAAGGGCTTGGGGTGCTGCTGGACCGGAACGATTATAACGAGGCCAAGATCAAGGTCGTTGGAGTCGGTGGCGGGGGTTCAAATGCAGTCAATAGGATGATTGAGAGCTCCATGAATGGTGTTGAGTTTTGGATTGTGAACACTGATGTGCAGGCGATAAGAATGTCCCCTGTGCTTCCCCACAATAGGTTGCAGATTGGGCAGGAGCTGACTAGAGGCTTGGGTACTGGGGGAAACCCTAATATTGGGATGAATGCGGCAAAGGAGAGCAGTGAGTCCATACAGGAAGCACTTTATGGTGCTGACATGGTTTTTGTGACG GCTGGAATGGGTGGAGGAACTGGAACTGGAGGCGCTCCTGTAATTGCTGGAATTTCCAGGTCCATGGGTATACTGACTGTTGGTATCGTCACAACACCTTTCTCGTTTGAGGGGAGGAGGCGGGCCGTTCAGGCTCAGGAAGGAATAGCAGCCTTGAGAACTAGTGTGGATACCCTCATTGTCATCCCAAATGACAAGCTGTTGTCTGCTGTTTCTCCAAATACTCCTGTAACAGAAGCATTTAACTTGGCTGATGATATTCTTCAACAAGGCATTCGTGGCATCTCTGATATTATTATG GTTCCTGGATTGGTTAATGTTGATTTTGCTGATGTGCGTGCTATCATGCAAAATGCAGGGTCATCTTTGATGGGTATAGGGACTGCTACAG GAAAGTCAAGAGCAAGAGATGCCGCTCTTAATGCCATTCAGTCGCCTCTGCTAGATATTGGAATTGAAAGAGCTACAGGCATCGTGTGGAATATCACTGGGGGAACTGACCTGACTTTGTTTGAG GTAAATGCTGCTGCTGAAATAATCTACGACCTTGTTGATCCAAATGCTAATCTGATATTTGGTGCTGTTATAGATCCATTACTCAGTGGTCAA GTGAGCATAACCTTGATTGCTACTGGCTTCAAACGGCAGGATGAACCTGAAGGTCGCGCCTCAAAG GGTGGCCAACAAATGCAAGTTGACAATGGCCGACGCCCGTCCTCCGCAGAAGGAAACATGGTGGAGATCCCTGAGTTCCTTCGAAGAAGAGGACCTTCTCGCTTCCCACGAGTTTGA